Proteins encoded together in one Streptomyces sp. B1I3 window:
- a CDS encoding RHS repeat-associated core domain-containing protein, with the protein MPVITDLLGTPTQLADEEGTVSWHSRATIWGSTTWTKKSTAHTPLRFPGQYCDPETGLYYNFHWHYEPDTGRYTSPDSLGLSAAPNPLAYVVNPHTTCDPLGLMPSECKKVAYGKTKGEGQDLKRSATVGNDQWQFNTGHGFDRPHAGPNGVPNDLRTTGLTPDQIEQGIVDSVYSHIKDGGTVPRVGPGFTGPLDGAMTMDGHSIGYRVSQTSDNVYRVATYWLNP; encoded by the coding sequence GTGCCAGTTATCACGGACCTGCTTGGTACCCCTACCCAACTCGCCGACGAGGAGGGAACTGTCTCCTGGCACAGCCGCGCCACGATCTGGGGCTCAACTACCTGGACGAAGAAAAGCACCGCCCACACACCGCTCCGCTTCCCAGGCCAATATTGCGACCCCGAAACCGGACTTTATTACAATTTCCACTGGCATTACGAACCAGATACAGGGCGATACACCTCACCCGACTCTCTCGGCTTGAGCGCCGCCCCAAATCCCTTGGCATATGTCGTCAATCCCCACACCACCTGCGACCCTCTGGGTTTGATGCCCTCGGAGTGCAAAAAAGTCGCCTACGGCAAGACAAAGGGTGAAGGTCAGGACCTCAAGCGTTCAGCCACAGTGGGCAACGATCAGTGGCAGTTCAACACCGGCCATGGATTTGATCGCCCCCACGCAGGCCCCAATGGAGTGCCGAACGACCTGCGAACCACTGGTCTTACGCCCGACCAGATCGAGCAGGGAATCGTTGACTCCGTGTACTCGCACATAAAAGATGGGGGAACCGTACCCCGCGTCGGCCCTGGGTTCACAGGACCGCTGGACGGGGCAATGACGATGGACGGACACAGCATTGGGTATCGCGTTTCCCAGACGTCCGATAATGTGTACCGTGTGGCTACGTATTGGCTCAACCCCTAA
- a CDS encoding DUF2199 domain-containing protein gives MNYTAEAPAVWESAFADADDCLLSSDQCVIRAQHYFVKGLIEIPVIDSDEVFSWGVWVSLSRENFSRAADLWESPSRESEKPYFGWLTTDLPVYPATTLNLKTYVHTRPVGERPFVELEPTDHPLAVEQRTGITLDRVREIAAAVLHAGDDAQR, from the coding sequence ATGAACTACACGGCCGAGGCCCCGGCTGTGTGGGAGTCGGCCTTTGCCGACGCCGACGACTGCCTGCTCTCGTCGGACCAGTGCGTGATCCGCGCGCAGCACTACTTCGTCAAGGGCCTGATCGAGATACCGGTCATCGACAGCGACGAGGTGTTTTCCTGGGGCGTGTGGGTCTCGCTGAGCCGAGAGAATTTCTCCCGGGCCGCGGACCTGTGGGAAAGCCCCAGTCGAGAGTCCGAGAAGCCGTACTTCGGCTGGCTCACCACCGACCTGCCGGTCTACCCGGCCACGACCCTCAACCTGAAGACCTACGTCCACACCCGCCCGGTCGGTGAGCGCCCCTTCGTCGAGCTTGAGCCTACCGACCACCCTCTCGCCGTCGAGCAGCGCACAGGAATCACCCTGGACCGCGTGCGGGAGATCGCGGCGGCCGTGCTCCACGCAGGCGACGACGCGCAGCGATGA
- a CDS encoding peroxiredoxin-like family protein: MTTLNAELRTFYEARQQQIPAEIRQIMQRAGQELADSGQAARALTVGAQAPRFRLPTAAGQTLALDDLLAGGPVVLTFYRGAWCPYCNIALRSLQQHHEAISARGARLVAVSPQIPDESLTLTEKHELAFDILSDIGSDTAKQYGLAFDLPDDLAAVYDKLGFDLQRVNDGHPRTLPLPATYVIDRDGTIRWAYVNTDYTTRAEPAGILAALDALN; the protein is encoded by the coding sequence ATGACCACCCTCAACGCCGAACTGCGCACCTTCTACGAAGCCCGCCAGCAGCAGATCCCCGCCGAGATCCGACAGATCATGCAGCGGGCCGGCCAGGAACTCGCCGACTCCGGCCAGGCCGCCCGCGCCCTGACCGTCGGCGCCCAGGCCCCGCGCTTCCGCCTCCCCACCGCGGCCGGTCAGACCCTGGCCCTGGACGACCTGCTCGCCGGCGGACCGGTCGTGCTGACCTTCTACCGCGGCGCCTGGTGCCCGTACTGCAACATCGCCCTGCGCTCTCTCCAACAGCACCACGAGGCGATCAGCGCCCGCGGCGCCCGTCTGGTGGCCGTCTCCCCGCAGATCCCCGACGAGTCCCTCACCCTGACCGAGAAGCACGAGCTGGCCTTCGACATCCTCAGCGACATCGGCTCCGACACCGCCAAGCAGTACGGCCTCGCCTTCGACCTCCCCGACGACCTCGCCGCCGTCTACGACAAGCTCGGCTTCGACCTCCAGCGCGTCAACGACGGCCACCCGCGCACCCTCCCGCTGCCCGCCACCTACGTCATCGACCGCGACGGCACGATCCGTTGGGCCTACGTCAACACCGACTACACCACCCGAGCCGAACCGGCCGGCATCCTCGCCGCCCTCGACGCGCTGAACTGA
- a CDS encoding TetR/AcrR family transcriptional regulator, translating into MPDIKHFDPDAALEAVVRLFWRQGVASTGIQDVVTATGLNRSSLYATFGGKQELYLAALRHYRQQRSQPMFRRLAEGERGLPAVFEFFGGLIEARCSGEYARWGCMVSNAQAGAENSDPEVRAVLDQHHQELRDALYAALVTAEAQGQLSAGADPGASADLLALLAYGVNLRSRAGADAATLRKTVTAALDSIGARAAA; encoded by the coding sequence ATGCCGGACATCAAGCACTTCGATCCGGACGCCGCCCTGGAGGCCGTGGTGCGGCTGTTCTGGCGGCAGGGCGTGGCCTCGACCGGGATCCAGGACGTGGTGACCGCGACCGGGCTCAACCGCTCCAGCCTGTACGCCACGTTCGGCGGCAAGCAGGAGCTCTACCTCGCCGCACTGCGCCACTACCGGCAGCAGCGCTCGCAGCCGATGTTCCGGCGCCTGGCCGAGGGCGAGCGGGGCCTGCCGGCCGTCTTCGAGTTCTTCGGCGGCCTGATCGAGGCCCGCTGCTCGGGCGAGTACGCCCGCTGGGGTTGCATGGTCTCCAACGCGCAGGCCGGGGCGGAGAACAGCGACCCAGAGGTGCGCGCCGTTCTGGACCAGCACCACCAGGAGCTGCGTGACGCGCTGTATGCCGCCCTCGTCACCGCCGAAGCCCAGGGGCAGCTGTCCGCCGGTGCCGATCCGGGTGCGTCCGCGGATCTGCTGGCGCTGCTCGCCTACGGCGTCAACCTGCGCTCCCGCGCTGGTGCGGATGCCGCGACCCTACGCAAGACGGTGACCGCCGCCCTGGACTCGATCGGAGCCCGGGCGGCGGCCTAG
- the mctP gene encoding monocarboxylate uptake permease MctP, whose amino-acid sequence MTGGVNGVALAVFALFFLAVTVIGFLAARWRKADNEHTLDEWGLGGRSFGTWITWFLLGGDVYTAYTFVAVPAAIYAAGAAGFFAVPYTILVYPLIFTFLPRLWSVCHRHGYVTTADFVRGRFGSKGLSLAVAFTGILATMPYIALQLVGIQAVLDVLGVGGGENTNWFIKDLPLLIAFGVLAAYTYSSGLRAPAMIAFVKDTLIYLVILVAIIYIPIKLGGFDDIFAKAGEAYSQTNPATGKPRGTLVSAPNAQWTYATLALGSAMAMFMYPHSITATLSSRSRDVIRRSTTVMPLYTLMLGLLALLGFMAIAAEVNVSNGQLAIPQLFEDMFPDWFAGVAFAAIGIGALVPAAIMSIAAANLFTRNIYKDFIKPDATPAQETKVSKLVSLLVKVGALVFVLTMDKTVAINFQLLGGIWILQTFPALVGGLFTRWFHRWALLAGWAVGMIYGTLAAYGVASPTQQHFGGSAKEIPGIGEIGYIGLTAFVLNVAVTVVLTFALKAAKAPEGIDVTSPGDYTADAAEAEATAAPTLRPSTSPAPNPS is encoded by the coding sequence ATGACCGGCGGCGTCAACGGCGTCGCACTCGCCGTCTTCGCCCTCTTCTTCCTGGCCGTCACCGTCATAGGCTTCCTCGCCGCGCGCTGGCGCAAGGCCGACAACGAGCACACCCTCGACGAATGGGGCCTGGGCGGCCGCTCGTTCGGCACCTGGATCACCTGGTTCCTGCTCGGCGGCGACGTCTACACCGCGTACACATTCGTCGCCGTACCCGCGGCGATCTACGCGGCGGGGGCGGCCGGCTTCTTCGCGGTGCCGTACACGATCCTCGTCTACCCGCTGATCTTCACCTTCCTGCCCCGCCTGTGGTCCGTGTGCCACCGCCACGGCTACGTCACCACCGCCGACTTCGTCCGCGGCCGCTTCGGCTCCAAGGGCCTGTCGCTCGCCGTGGCCTTCACCGGCATCCTGGCCACGATGCCCTACATCGCGCTCCAACTCGTCGGCATCCAGGCCGTGCTGGACGTGCTGGGCGTCGGTGGCGGCGAGAACACCAACTGGTTCATCAAGGACCTGCCGCTGCTCATCGCCTTCGGCGTGCTGGCCGCGTACACCTACTCCTCCGGCCTGCGCGCCCCCGCCATGATCGCCTTCGTCAAGGACACCCTGATCTACCTGGTCATCCTCGTCGCGATCATCTACATCCCGATCAAACTGGGAGGCTTCGACGACATCTTCGCCAAGGCCGGCGAGGCGTACAGCCAGACCAACCCCGCCACCGGCAAACCACGCGGCACGCTGGTCAGCGCCCCCAACGCGCAATGGACGTACGCGACCTTGGCGCTCGGCTCCGCGATGGCCATGTTCATGTACCCGCACTCGATCACGGCGACGCTGTCCTCCCGCAGCCGTGACGTGATCCGGCGCAGCACGACGGTGATGCCCCTCTACACCCTGATGCTGGGCCTGCTGGCCCTGCTCGGCTTCATGGCGATCGCGGCCGAGGTCAATGTCTCCAACGGGCAGTTGGCGATCCCGCAGCTCTTCGAGGACATGTTCCCGGACTGGTTCGCGGGCGTGGCGTTCGCGGCGATCGGCATCGGCGCCCTCGTCCCGGCGGCCATCATGTCGATCGCGGCCGCGAACCTCTTCACCCGCAACATCTACAAGGACTTCATCAAGCCGGACGCCACCCCGGCCCAGGAGACGAAGGTCTCCAAGCTGGTATCCCTGCTGGTGAAGGTGGGCGCGCTGGTCTTCGTCCTGACGATGGACAAGACGGTGGCCATCAACTTCCAGCTCCTGGGCGGCATCTGGATCCTGCAGACCTTCCCGGCCCTGGTCGGCGGCCTGTTCACCCGCTGGTTCCACCGCTGGGCCCTGCTGGCCGGCTGGGCGGTCGGCATGATCTACGGCACCCTCGCCGCGTACGGCGTCGCCTCGCCGACCCAGCAGCACTTCGGCGGCTCGGCGAAAGAGATCCCCGGCATCGGCGAGATCGGCTACATCGGCCTCACCGCCTTTGTACTCAACGTGGCGGTGACCGTGGTCCTGACCTTCGCCCTGAAGGCGGCAAAGGCCCCCGAGGGCATCGACGTCACATCGCCCGGGGACTACACGGCGGATGCGGCAGAAGCGGAAGCGACGGCGGCCCCCACCCTGCGTCCGAGCACGTCACCTGCGCCCAATCCCAGTTGA
- a CDS encoding MFS transporter: MSAPPASLIPRPLLFWTGVALTCAGVAEHLWMFIDSASMHFHMAMMGMSPVMWAAMVAIVVGVVLSGFAVLPPRTAGPAAAPAHSTTVSRRRLIAILTFALLVDQMKPATLAFISPGLRAEYHLSAAEVSWLPTVALSGTVLGSLVWGRAADRIGRRATILLASLLFLGTTVCGAMPTFSGTLVMCALMGMAAGGMLPVVYALMTESLPPGRRAAIMVLQAGLTTTGGYMAASGLAAVLIPLAGWRVTWFAQLPLVLILIAMNRWIPESAAFTARQTRTAKVPASDLFKPPQTAKTLVVSAYALAWGLVYWGFITFLPSQLESAGQHGMSAATLLFISSLLAIPTCAVGAWLYMRWSARGTMVVYAALTVAALLTLAAVGLDGSRPILLATVMLLFAGTAGVIALIGPYTAEIYPTAIRGTAGGWAAAIGKSGGAFGPPLIALILSAPGGIRTAAMFVALPMALAGLAVAVRGSNPQAAAHTPEGTPLDAELDELVSSEAVAAQATATTHLPGKEGATT, from the coding sequence TTGTCCGCGCCACCAGCTTCGTTGATTCCCCGGCCGTTACTGTTCTGGACCGGAGTCGCTCTCACCTGCGCCGGCGTCGCCGAGCACCTGTGGATGTTCATCGACTCCGCGTCCATGCATTTCCACATGGCCATGATGGGAATGTCGCCGGTGATGTGGGCGGCCATGGTCGCCATCGTGGTCGGCGTGGTGCTCTCCGGCTTCGCCGTCCTGCCGCCGCGGACAGCCGGTCCCGCTGCCGCTCCGGCGCACAGCACGACGGTGAGTCGGCGCCGCCTCATCGCCATCCTGACCTTCGCCCTCCTGGTTGACCAGATGAAGCCCGCCACTTTGGCGTTCATCTCGCCCGGCCTGCGGGCCGAGTACCACCTCAGCGCCGCCGAGGTTTCGTGGCTGCCCACGGTGGCGCTGAGCGGCACCGTGCTCGGATCGCTCGTGTGGGGACGCGCGGCGGACCGCATCGGCCGCCGGGCCACCATCCTCCTCGCCTCCCTGCTCTTCCTTGGCACCACGGTGTGCGGTGCCATGCCGACGTTCAGCGGCACCCTCGTCATGTGCGCCCTGATGGGCATGGCAGCCGGCGGCATGCTGCCCGTCGTCTACGCCCTGATGACCGAGAGCCTGCCGCCCGGACGGCGCGCGGCCATCATGGTCCTCCAGGCCGGCCTCACCACCACCGGCGGCTACATGGCCGCCTCCGGTCTGGCCGCCGTCCTCATTCCGCTGGCCGGATGGCGCGTGACCTGGTTCGCCCAGCTCCCGCTGGTGCTGATCCTGATCGCGATGAACCGCTGGATTCCCGAATCGGCCGCCTTCACCGCCCGCCAGACGCGAACCGCGAAAGTCCCCGCCTCTGATCTGTTCAAGCCCCCGCAGACGGCCAAGACGCTGGTGGTCAGCGCCTACGCGCTGGCCTGGGGCCTGGTCTACTGGGGCTTCATCACCTTCCTGCCCAGCCAACTGGAGTCCGCAGGCCAGCACGGCATGTCCGCCGCCACATTGCTGTTCATCTCGTCGCTGCTCGCCATCCCCACCTGCGCGGTCGGCGCATGGCTGTACATGCGCTGGTCGGCCAGGGGCACCATGGTCGTCTACGCGGCCCTCACCGTCGCGGCCCTCCTGACGCTGGCAGCCGTCGGCCTGGACGGCAGCCGGCCCATCCTGCTGGCCACCGTGATGCTGCTGTTCGCCGGCACCGCCGGTGTGATCGCGCTCATCGGCCCCTACACGGCCGAGATCTACCCCACGGCCATCCGGGGCACCGCCGGCGGATGGGCCGCGGCGATCGGCAAGTCCGGCGGAGCCTTCGGCCCACCCCTGATCGCACTGATCCTCTCCGCACCGGGAGGCATCCGCACCGCCGCGATGTTCGTCGCGCTCCCCATGGCCCTGGCAGGACTCGCCGTCGCCGTCCGCGGCAGCAACCCGCAAGCCGCAGCCCATACCCCCGAGGGCACCCCGCTGGACGCCGAACTCGACGAACTGGTCAGCAGCGAGGCCGTTGCCGCCCAAGCCACGGCGACAACGCACCTGCCGGGCAAGGAAGGTGCGACGACATGA
- a CDS encoding histidine phosphatase family protein yields the protein MAEHTEQELLSRLFMVRHGESTCNSVHRIAGQRDAPLTFLGRIQAEKVAKGHRGQHFDRVYVSPLTRAYETANTIFDIDAPDADSPEVVVDERLMERDFGSYTLESKSILQRRHGIAEYERAMNADSPTMHGGETFQQFKDRVHAFYEEELLPALRRGEVVCVVSHKYVVELICRFILARPADESYDLRLPNSQMLQGDRIHSYVKNENKTMNMVYDWIVVNHPVVFCAGLTAGLLANLAGLHLSASPYVLLMLLVLASVITMCRIELENARTFVTDRGTLRSVALRYLALPIAFAALVRWSDAGSTSTAAIAAVFIATPSSVVAMTVSRCLGGMIMPTFAQVLLSSLAATVSFSTVLALTLHEDVAPAVAISAATSTGVVTAVYLLVKRLRERSPIRTAKYGERNGYVAVLLLTAFIVLVCLKLDLNGFTTYAPTAIGIAVGLRLVAALLKRRRHVQTLDDYTAMTYPNVFVVVIIAALTGNQPLEQVAIWTLLPMFVLSFFDSFYARHLVVAPDDPRWPTALDLKDRPSAERHAAASVRAFEDPDAQLSARS from the coding sequence ATGGCAGAGCACACCGAGCAGGAGCTGCTGAGCCGGCTGTTCATGGTCCGGCACGGCGAATCGACCTGCAATTCCGTCCACCGCATCGCCGGGCAGCGCGACGCCCCCCTGACCTTTCTCGGCCGGATCCAGGCCGAGAAGGTCGCCAAGGGCCACCGCGGTCAGCACTTCGACCGCGTCTACGTCTCCCCGCTGACCCGCGCCTACGAGACCGCCAACACCATTTTCGATATCGATGCCCCCGACGCGGACTCTCCTGAGGTCGTGGTCGACGAGCGCCTGATGGAGCGCGACTTTGGCAGCTACACGCTGGAGAGCAAGTCCATCCTCCAGCGCCGCCACGGCATCGCCGAGTATGAGCGGGCCATGAACGCCGACAGCCCCACCATGCACGGCGGCGAGACGTTCCAGCAGTTCAAGGACCGCGTGCACGCCTTTTACGAGGAGGAGCTGCTGCCGGCGCTGCGCCGCGGCGAAGTGGTCTGCGTGGTCTCCCACAAGTACGTCGTCGAGCTGATCTGCCGGTTCATCCTGGCCCGACCCGCCGACGAGTCCTACGACCTGCGCCTGCCCAACTCCCAGATGCTGCAGGGCGACCGGATCCACAGCTACGTCAAGAACGAGAACAAGACCATGAACATGGTCTACGACTGGATCGTCGTCAACCATCCCGTGGTCTTCTGCGCCGGCCTGACCGCCGGTCTGCTGGCCAACCTGGCGGGGCTGCACCTGTCCGCATCGCCGTACGTGCTGCTGATGCTCCTGGTGCTGGCCAGCGTCATCACCATGTGCCGCATCGAGCTGGAGAACGCGCGCACATTCGTCACCGACCGCGGCACGCTCCGGTCGGTCGCCCTGCGCTACCTCGCCCTGCCGATCGCCTTCGCGGCCCTGGTGCGCTGGTCGGACGCGGGCAGTACGAGTACGGCGGCGATCGCCGCAGTGTTCATCGCCACCCCCAGCTCCGTGGTGGCGATGACCGTCAGCCGCTGCCTCGGCGGAATGATCATGCCTACGTTCGCGCAGGTCCTGCTCTCCTCACTGGCCGCGACCGTGTCCTTCTCGACTGTCCTCGCCCTGACCCTGCACGAGGACGTCGCCCCGGCCGTCGCCATCAGCGCCGCCACCTCCACCGGCGTCGTCACCGCGGTCTACCTCCTGGTCAAACGGCTGCGGGAACGCTCTCCCATCCGCACGGCCAAATACGGCGAGCGCAACGGATACGTGGCCGTGCTCCTGCTGACCGCATTCATCGTGCTGGTCTGCCTCAAGCTCGACCTGAACGGCTTCACCACCTACGCGCCCACCGCCATAGGCATCGCCGTCGGCCTGCGCCTGGTCGCCGCCCTGCTCAAGCGCCGACGCCACGTCCAGACGCTCGACGACTACACCGCCATGACCTACCCGAACGTGTTCGTGGTGGTCATCATCGCCGCGCTTACCGGCAACCAGCCGCTGGAGCAGGTGGCGATCTGGACCTTGCTGCCGATGTTCGTCCTGTCCTTCTTCGACAGCTTCTACGCCCGCCACCTCGTCGTCGCCCCCGACGACCCGCGCTGGCCCACCGCACTCGACCTTAAGGACCGGCCCTCGGCCGAGCGGCATGCCGCCGCCTCCGTCCGCGCCTTTGAAGATCCCGATGCCCAGCTTTCCGCGAGGAGTTGA
- a CDS encoding FAD/NAD(P)-binding protein: MQHTTMQDSPSQDRGMADTATQASSMRQDPMGSAAPGTRRVTIVGAGFSGTLTAIRLLHFADAPLEICLIEREEGYRYGGIAFGQASTNWEHMLNIQAGRITLRRERPEDFLEWANEEADRSDWPQKWAYHSFGVACVVPRRIFRQYLAERLRDAAADAPAEVTLRELSGEVIDVHRRGDGYIVKYADASEQGGVHDLPSDQVILATGHLSPVQAPFYHRIKDCDRFLADPYAPGAQDWFQEVGAEESVLVTGSALSAFDTVISLIHAGHRGQILICSRGGHMHGTYPVDHEHDIWQSRRPPFLDAKELTPEAVVEGIKAEYAHLRDKHGVEPGSALEAVFPERVMKAWEPYVIELVSRMDARDVRMLLDKYKSLIVTNRTSTVREIGGVVRSRMRGYNGAPKTVDVMSAGIQDMRPVEDGAKIRVVFADQPDIVVDRVVNCLGNNTDYERSDHPLWHGLVNSHGYAQPQTKTHRGIEVGTHGQLIAADGEVAAGLFGVGPMRQGDETTRRGRLGAFVFSIGTLRNQCFDTAMEVLRRLESASDEEQMDIPDGIHHCLIRSSDWIAADLATEEPQATRLRKRLQEYARDSAYPNAVNYLQAQDRTERRKYHAILDDDLTDFGTALAREFGLTAQQARRTVSLLATLVQKHVVHSLCDITKLAGWDSQYAEHVKHAPTKGA, from the coding sequence ATGCAGCACACCACGATGCAGGACAGCCCGAGCCAGGACCGCGGCATGGCGGACACGGCGACGCAGGCGAGCAGCATGCGGCAGGACCCCATGGGCAGTGCGGCTCCCGGCACGCGGCGCGTCACGATCGTCGGCGCGGGCTTCTCGGGCACGCTCACCGCCATCCGGCTGCTCCACTTCGCCGATGCGCCGTTGGAGATATGCCTGATAGAGCGGGAGGAGGGCTACCGCTACGGCGGTATCGCCTTCGGCCAGGCATCGACCAACTGGGAGCACATGCTCAACATCCAGGCCGGCCGCATCACCCTGCGCCGCGAGCGCCCGGAGGACTTCCTGGAGTGGGCCAATGAGGAGGCGGACCGCTCCGATTGGCCGCAGAAGTGGGCGTACCACAGCTTCGGTGTGGCCTGCGTTGTGCCGCGGCGGATCTTCCGGCAGTACCTGGCCGAGCGGCTGCGCGATGCGGCCGCCGACGCCCCCGCCGAGGTGACCCTGCGGGAGCTTTCCGGTGAGGTCATCGACGTACACCGGCGAGGCGACGGCTATATCGTCAAGTACGCCGACGCCTCAGAGCAGGGCGGTGTGCACGACCTGCCGTCGGACCAGGTGATCCTGGCGACCGGCCACCTCTCGCCGGTGCAGGCGCCCTTCTACCACCGCATCAAGGACTGCGACCGCTTCCTCGCCGACCCCTACGCCCCCGGCGCGCAGGACTGGTTCCAGGAGGTCGGCGCCGAGGAGAGCGTCCTCGTCACGGGCTCCGCACTGTCGGCCTTCGACACGGTGATCTCCCTCATCCACGCCGGCCACCGGGGACAGATCCTGATCTGCTCGCGCGGCGGCCACATGCACGGCACCTACCCGGTCGACCACGAACACGACATCTGGCAGTCCCGCCGCCCGCCCTTCCTCGACGCCAAGGAGCTCACCCCCGAGGCGGTGGTGGAGGGGATCAAGGCGGAGTACGCGCACCTGCGCGACAAGCACGGCGTGGAGCCGGGCAGCGCGCTCGAGGCCGTCTTCCCCGAGCGGGTCATGAAGGCGTGGGAGCCGTACGTCATCGAGCTGGTCTCCCGCATGGACGCCCGCGACGTGCGGATGCTGCTCGACAAGTACAAGAGCCTGATCGTGACCAACCGCACCAGCACCGTGCGGGAGATCGGCGGCGTCGTGCGCAGCCGGATGCGCGGATACAACGGCGCCCCGAAGACCGTCGACGTGATGTCCGCCGGTATCCAGGACATGCGCCCCGTCGAGGACGGCGCGAAGATCCGGGTGGTCTTCGCCGACCAGCCGGACATCGTCGTCGACCGGGTCGTCAACTGCCTGGGCAACAACACCGACTACGAGCGCTCCGACCACCCCCTGTGGCACGGCCTGGTCAACTCCCACGGCTACGCGCAGCCGCAGACCAAGACCCACCGGGGCATCGAGGTCGGCACCCACGGCCAGCTCATCGCCGCCGACGGCGAGGTGGCAGCGGGCCTGTTCGGCGTCGGCCCGATGCGCCAGGGCGACGAGACCACCCGACGCGGCCGGCTCGGCGCGTTCGTGTTCAGCATCGGCACCCTGCGCAACCAGTGCTTCGACACGGCAATGGAGGTGCTGCGCCGCCTCGAATCCGCCAGCGACGAGGAGCAGATGGACATTCCCGACGGCATCCACCACTGCCTGATCCGCAGCAGCGACTGGATCGCCGCCGACCTCGCCACCGAGGAACCGCAGGCCACCCGCCTGCGCAAGCGCCTGCAGGAGTACGCCCGCGACAGCGCCTACCCCAACGCCGTCAACTACCTGCAGGCCCAGGACCGCACCGAGCGCCGCAAGTACCACGCCATCCTGGACGACGACCTGACGGACTTCGGCACCGCCCTGGCCCGCGAGTTCGGCCTCACCGCCCAGCAGGCCCGGCGGACCGTCTCCCTGCTGGCCACGCTCGTGCAGAAGCACGTGGTCCACAGCCTGTGCGACATCACCAAGCTGGCGGGCTGGGACTCCCAGTACGCCGAGCACGTCAAGCACGCCCCGACGAAGGGCGCGTGA
- a CDS encoding OsmC family protein: MPEIGVFLRPVGGSVVVGQARDHTLTIDRPKEKEGTDAGPMGGELLLLALGGCYVSTFLAALRAEDQQADASEIRFQVGGSLVSAPTRFSEITVQVSAPAALHGPISKPLLKAERGCIIHNSIRDAITVRFTHEWR; the protein is encoded by the coding sequence ATGCCCGAAATCGGTGTGTTCCTACGCCCCGTCGGCGGCAGCGTCGTCGTGGGCCAGGCCAGAGACCACACGCTCACCATCGACCGGCCCAAGGAGAAGGAGGGCACCGACGCCGGACCCATGGGCGGGGAACTGCTGTTACTGGCGCTCGGCGGCTGCTACGTGAGCACCTTCCTCGCCGCCCTGCGGGCCGAGGACCAGCAGGCCGACGCCTCCGAGATCAGATTCCAGGTCGGCGGAAGCCTCGTGAGCGCGCCGACCCGCTTCTCCGAGATCACCGTGCAGGTGTCGGCGCCGGCCGCCCTCCACGGCCCGATCTCCAAGCCCCTGCTAAAGGCCGAGCGGGGCTGCATCATCCACAACTCGATCCGTGACGCCATCACGGTCCGCTTCACCCACGAGTGGCGCTGA